In a genomic window of Acidilobus saccharovorans 345-15:
- the dph2 gene encoding diphthamide biosynthesis enzyme Dph2 produces MKLKCREIPYVLELPDDLDKGLAGATAMLQLPDGLKQYSREIADCLSDAIKARILIQGDSVFGACDLHYGEVSSLGYVDAILHVGHTPYPDYLGDRVNVNPKGRVRVFFIAARYVGLPSEQAMESLLSLLRARSLRRIAVATTTQYLYAYKFAVNYLRERGLEVVTFRGPASYYEEGQVIGCDYSFVPRGVEGYVIISGGEFHALGLYLATFRPVMQLDVYKDKAYDMTGAGEKLYASRLFKVSMAMNSSRWGIIVGTKTGQHRPWVVSALEAMLSRRGLHYKELYVGMLTPQILANFDSDWYQAFVITSCPRLPIDDFNEYPKPVLTPGEAFMAIEGKLSPYRFPW; encoded by the coding sequence GTGAAGCTGAAGTGCCGAGAGATACCATACGTGTTAGAGCTGCCTGACGACCTAGATAAAGGGCTAGCTGGTGCCACCGCCATGCTTCAGCTGCCTGACGGTTTAAAGCAGTACTCCAGAGAAATAGCTGACTGCCTCTCCGATGCTATAAAGGCCAGGATCCTCATACAGGGGGACAGCGTTTTCGGCGCCTGTGATCTACATTATGGAGAGGTCTCATCGCTGGGCTATGTGGACGCAATACTTCACGTGGGCCACACGCCATATCCTGATTATCTAGGCGATAGGGTTAATGTGAACCCTAAGGGCAGAGTTAGAGTGTTCTTCATAGCTGCAAGGTATGTAGGGCTCCCGAGCGAGCAGGCCATGGAGTCCCTGCTAAGTTTATTGAGGGCTAGGTCACTTAGAAGGATAGCGGTTGCTACTACAACCCAGTATCTGTACGCTTACAAATTTGCCGTGAACTACCTCAGAGAAAGGGGTCTTGAGGTTGTTACATTTCGTGGCCCAGCCAGCTACTACGAAGAGGGCCAAGTTATAGGTTGTGACTACAGCTTTGTCCCAAGAGGAGTGGAGGGTTATGTAATCATAAGTGGGGGCGAGTTTCACGCTTTAGGCCTTTACTTGGCAACCTTTAGGCCTGTGATGCAGTTGGACGTGTATAAGGACAAGGCTTATGATATGACTGGGGCTGGGGAAAAACTTTACGCCTCGAGGCTTTTCAAAGTGTCCATGGCGATGAATTCGAGCAGGTGGGGGATAATAGTGGGTACTAAGACAGGCCAGCATAGACCTTGGGTGGTCTCAGCGTTGGAGGCCATGCTATCCAGGCGCGGTCTGCATTATAAGGAGCTTTATGTTGGTATGCTAACTCCTCAAATCCTTGCGAACTTCGACAGCGACTGGTATCAGGCCTTTGTTATAACTAGTTGCCCCAGGCTTCCAATAGATGACTTTAACGAGTACCCTAAACCTGTGCTGACCCCAGGTGAAGCCTTTATGGCAATAGAGGGGAAGCTGAGTCCTTACAGGTTTCCATGGTGA
- a CDS encoding METTL5 family protein — MPKIEFPSVKLEQYTTPAELVLAMLKVPLFRGLIDGATVADLGSGTCRIAIASLLLGARRAIAVDYDYRFGSICKLSAEKLGVSEGLAFISAWITERSGPLRQGLIDIVIMNPPFGVWRKGADREFLEYAMSLNAREIVALVKSGNLEFHARLAKARGYSFNFLGTHEFPIPAAMPHHRSRIRRIKVDLVELSRS; from the coding sequence GTGCCAAAAATAGAGTTCCCCTCGGTCAAATTGGAGCAGTATACAACGCCTGCAGAGCTAGTGCTCGCTATGTTAAAGGTCCCCCTGTTTAGGGGTCTTATTGATGGCGCTACGGTGGCTGATCTTGGCTCAGGCACTTGCAGGATAGCTATAGCATCCCTTCTTTTAGGGGCGAGAAGGGCCATAGCCGTTGACTACGATTATAGGTTCGGCAGCATCTGTAAGCTTTCGGCAGAGAAATTAGGTGTCAGCGAAGGGTTGGCTTTCATATCTGCATGGATAACGGAGCGCTCCGGCCCCCTCAGGCAGGGCCTTATAGACATCGTGATAATGAACCCACCCTTCGGGGTATGGAGAAAGGGGGCCGACAGGGAATTCCTTGAGTATGCCATGAGCCTTAATGCTAGGGAGATAGTGGCCCTCGTGAAATCAGGAAACCTCGAGTTTCACGCCAGGTTAGCTAAGGCTAGAGGGTACTCATTCAACTTTTTAGGTACTCACGAGTTCCCTATACCTGCGGCTATGCCGCACCACAGAAGCAGAATAAGGAGAATAAAGGTGGACCTGGTTGAGCTCTCAAGGAGTTAG
- a CDS encoding exosome complex RNA-binding protein Csl4, producing the protein MSSQGVSYVVPGDVVAVEEEYSEGQNVYVDYDTGVLRVASVGKLKLDNINKVAEVIPARRLKSPKKGATVLGLVTQVRENLAFVDIYGEVALEPRPGRFIEYSGVLDGVITPDSVGADRVDDVMNFVRPNDIILARVMSTISPYLLSLKGPQLGVIYALCSRCGEVLTLEGGSLKCPACGNVENRKLSTFAGSKLIRLDIRRLILRRFQ; encoded by the coding sequence TTGAGCTCTCAAGGAGTTAGCTACGTGGTCCCAGGCGACGTGGTTGCCGTTGAAGAGGAGTACTCCGAGGGCCAGAATGTGTACGTTGATTACGACACAGGCGTTCTCAGAGTGGCATCAGTAGGAAAGCTTAAGCTTGATAACATTAACAAGGTAGCCGAGGTCATACCTGCAAGGAGGCTCAAGAGCCCAAAGAAAGGGGCCACAGTCCTTGGCTTGGTGACACAGGTAAGGGAGAACCTGGCCTTCGTTGATATCTACGGCGAGGTTGCACTTGAACCTAGGCCAGGCCGCTTCATAGAGTATTCTGGCGTTCTAGACGGTGTTATAACTCCAGACAGCGTAGGCGCTGACAGGGTAGATGATGTTATGAACTTTGTAAGGCCTAATGACATCATATTGGCGAGAGTAATGAGCACTATAAGTCCCTACCTACTTAGCTTAAAAGGCCCCCAGCTCGGCGTAATTTATGCCCTATGTTCAAGGTGTGGCGAAGTTCTAACCTTAGAAGGTGGTAGCCTCAAGTGCCCGGCCTGCGGAAACGTGGAGAATAGGAAGCTCTCAACCTTCGCCGGCTCAAAGCTAATAAGGCTTGACATAAGGCGGTTAATTCTCAGGAGGTTCCAGTAG
- a CDS encoding DUF2067 family protein, protein MASGQRIIIKLPRNTADIEALLEKISEKASASIISTEIRNNRLVIEIQGSVRASKDIKRTVHDILRDQTSRSFRSVITEDRIRDMGYKGPMDVLSFTLKKMGFDTEWEPPVLRSNAQVSVIRQVAQKLSDALKLVSGLNLSESARKAVMAVLALSGASTDVERVISVGLSKGVLARDRNNKILSVTEWREAADLIRGSLGVDG, encoded by the coding sequence GTGGCCTCCGGGCAGAGGATCATAATTAAGTTGCCGCGTAACACCGCTGATATTGAGGCCTTACTGGAGAAGATAAGCGAGAAGGCGTCGGCCAGCATAATTTCAACCGAGATCAGGAACAATAGACTTGTAATTGAAATACAGGGCTCCGTAAGGGCCTCCAAGGATATTAAGAGGACGGTTCACGATATATTAAGGGATCAAACATCTAGGAGCTTTAGGTCTGTAATCACGGAAGACAGAATTAGAGATATGGGGTATAAGGGGCCCATGGATGTGCTTTCCTTTACACTAAAGAAGATGGGGTTTGACACTGAGTGGGAACCTCCGGTGCTCAGAAGCAATGCACAGGTAAGTGTCATAAGACAGGTGGCTCAGAAACTTTCTGATGCGCTGAAACTGGTAAGCGGCCTCAATCTCAGCGAGTCCGCCAGGAAAGCTGTGATGGCCGTGCTAGCCCTTTCTGGGGCCTCAACAGATGTGGAAAGGGTTATTTCTGTAGGTTTATCAAAGGGCGTCCTGGCCAGGGATAGAAATAATAAAATACTCTCGGTAACTGAGTGGAGGGAAGCGGCTGACCTGATAAGGGGGTCGTTAGGAGTTGACGGATGA
- a CDS encoding RpoL/Rpb11 RNA polymerase subunit family protein, with protein sequence MTDDLKIYRSGNSYVIEIENEDHTLGNLLSSTLAGVKGVVDAYYELEHPLFRRIKVYVRLEDGYDIKEVLREALNRIKDMNEAFRKEFIEQAKSLGVEDLS encoded by the coding sequence TTGACGGATGACCTTAAGATCTACAGATCGGGCAACAGCTACGTAATAGAGATAGAAAACGAAGATCATACTTTGGGCAACTTGCTCTCCTCTACTTTGGCTGGAGTTAAGGGGGTAGTAGATGCGTACTACGAGTTGGAGCACCCCCTGTTCAGGAGAATCAAGGTCTACGTAAGGTTAGAGGACGGTTATGACATAAAGGAGGTTTTGAGGGAGGCATTAAACAGGATAAAGGATATGAACGAAGCCTTTAGGAAGGAGTTCATCGAGCAGGCGAAGTCCCTGGGCGTAGAGGACCTCTCTTGA
- a CDS encoding substrate-binding domain-containing protein produces the protein MVQGRADVGLSLEAVARMFNLDFIPVGEEIYDFVVRKDRINKPSVRAFLETLKSPEFSEALSRALPGYRTLPESGKAIYP, from the coding sequence ATAGTACAGGGAAGGGCTGACGTAGGCCTCTCACTTGAGGCCGTGGCGAGAATGTTTAACCTTGACTTCATACCTGTGGGTGAGGAGATATATGACTTCGTGGTAAGGAAAGACAGAATTAATAAGCCAAGCGTGAGGGCGTTTCTAGAGACCCTAAAGAGTCCTGAGTTCTCAGAGGCCTTGAGTAGGGCGCTTCCAGGATATAGGACCCTACCAGAAAGCGGCAAAGCCATTTATCCTTAA
- a CDS encoding molybdopterin biosynthesis protein codes for MFHKLVSVNEALKLLEEKLGGIRPLGVIEVPLLESLNKVLAEDIRAPIDYPPFDRSMVDGYAIRSFDVAGASDVTPVQLKIVGKASIGSVPESHVGPGEAVEIATGAMIPRGADSVVMEEYVVRKGDTLTVYRPTAPGENINQAGSDISAGDYVLRAGTLITSREIAVLAGLGISRVKVYRPPKVTVFSTGVELVPPGELLATAKLYDVDGYVITSMLNELGAEATFKGILPDSYDAMKSAIADALEKSDIVITTGSTSAGYGDMIYKVFRDLGAELIVHGLKARPGKPTAIAVKDRKILFGLPGFPLSAMMNMYTIVAPVIMIMRGLEPNVELPKVKARLPFRFPAGRGFMELIPVQLVQNVDGSLSAYPLMTGSGSVAGIGLSDGFIAAEENREYFDENEEVTVNLFSPSLRIPELNIIGSNCPGIEVVLRVAGLTKSSRVISVGSMGGWIAIKRGDADIAGTHILDENTMQYNVHMPKIMGLENEVYIYRGYARRIGLLVKKGNPKNIKGFEDLLRPDVVIVNRNKGSGTRVLLDMKLRPLLKGERPEKAING; via the coding sequence GTGTTTCATAAGCTGGTCTCTGTAAACGAGGCCCTCAAGCTGCTCGAAGAGAAACTAGGAGGCATAAGACCTCTTGGAGTTATTGAGGTTCCCCTGCTAGAGTCGCTCAACAAGGTTTTAGCTGAGGATATACGGGCCCCCATAGACTACCCGCCCTTTGACCGCTCTATGGTGGACGGCTACGCTATAAGGAGCTTCGATGTGGCCGGCGCGAGCGACGTGACGCCTGTTCAGCTTAAAATAGTAGGCAAGGCGTCCATAGGCTCTGTTCCAGAGAGCCATGTAGGTCCTGGCGAGGCTGTTGAGATAGCGACAGGGGCCATGATACCTAGAGGAGCGGACTCCGTTGTTATGGAGGAGTACGTAGTTAGAAAGGGTGACACGCTAACAGTCTACAGGCCAACGGCCCCTGGCGAGAACATAAACCAGGCCGGGTCGGACATCTCGGCTGGTGACTATGTCCTCAGAGCTGGCACCTTAATAACTTCAAGGGAGATAGCGGTCCTGGCGGGCCTAGGGATAAGCAGAGTCAAAGTGTATAGGCCCCCTAAGGTCACCGTGTTCTCAACTGGCGTGGAGCTAGTTCCGCCCGGGGAGCTGTTGGCCACGGCCAAACTTTATGACGTGGATGGATACGTTATAACTTCCATGCTTAACGAGCTGGGAGCGGAGGCCACGTTCAAAGGCATACTGCCAGACAGCTATGACGCGATGAAGTCCGCCATAGCTGACGCCCTTGAAAAGTCTGACATTGTTATCACGACGGGGAGCACCTCAGCAGGCTACGGCGACATGATATATAAGGTGTTTAGGGACCTAGGCGCGGAGCTGATAGTACATGGCCTTAAGGCCAGGCCGGGGAAGCCCACAGCTATAGCTGTGAAGGACCGTAAGATACTCTTTGGCCTTCCTGGGTTCCCACTGTCAGCCATGATGAACATGTATACCATAGTCGCCCCTGTTATAATGATTATGAGGGGCCTAGAGCCTAACGTTGAGCTGCCTAAGGTTAAGGCCAGGTTACCTTTCAGGTTCCCAGCCGGGAGGGGCTTCATGGAGCTGATACCTGTCCAGCTGGTGCAAAACGTCGACGGCAGCCTCTCCGCTTACCCGCTGATGACAGGCTCTGGATCAGTCGCAGGTATAGGCCTCTCCGACGGCTTCATCGCAGCAGAGGAGAACAGGGAGTACTTCGATGAAAATGAGGAGGTAACAGTCAATCTGTTCTCGCCCAGCCTCAGGATACCTGAGCTTAACATAATAGGCAGCAACTGCCCTGGCATTGAGGTAGTTCTTAGGGTTGCCGGCCTGACAAAGAGCTCCAGAGTAATAAGCGTTGGCTCCATGGGTGGGTGGATAGCGATCAAGAGAGGGGATGCAGACATAGCCGGAACCCACATACTTGATGAGAACACCATGCAGTATAACGTGCACATGCCTAAGATAATGGGCCTCGAGAACGAAGTTTACATATACAGAGGTTATGCCAGGAGGATAGGTCTCCTGGTGAAGAAGGGTAACCCAAAGAACATCAAGGGCTTTGAGGACCTCCTGAGGCCTGACGTAGTCATAGTGAACAGGAACAAGGGCTCAGGCACGAGGGTACTTCTTGACATGAAGCTCAGGCCTCTGCTCAAGGGCGAGAGGCCAGAGAAGGCGATAAATGGGTAA